The stretch of DNA CACAGGGAAGACATCCCCATGCGAAGTAAACCAATCGGCCTTCTTTCCGGAAGATTTCTCGTACTGCTCGGTGTAGCCATGATCGAGGACCTGCACTTCAATACCGCCGGGGGGAAGCTGTCCAGGCTTGATGCTGTTTAATGCCTGTTCGCTGGCCCAGACGAAAATTCCCGAGTTCCCACCGGTACGCAGATGTTGCCACTCAGCCACCAGCTCAAAATTCGTGTAGGGCTTGATCGAGCGAATGACTCCCACCGGCTTGCCCGTGCATTTGACCAGTGAACCATCCCAGGTCCAGGTATCCTCGTAGCAATTCACGTTGGTGAAGTCTTCTTTACCCAAAGCCCTCCAGCCCAGCCCAACGCCATCGATTTTCGCTACCACACCAGTGGTGGCGACTGCCTCCTCAGCCACGGCCGTTGGCAGATCCGAAAACATTATGCAGCCGGCCGCCATGACAGCACAGCGACCGATCACACTTTGAAGAATCATGCTTCGAAACCAGGGTGTATTTCTCACAAACTGCCAATCATCTCTGAAACCCAGGTGCCACAAGAAAACTCAATCAGGCCCATAGAACAATACCGAAAGAAGGTGGCTCCAGACTTCTCGGCCCTCTGGAATCTCGACTCAATGGAACATCGAACGAGACTGCTCAAACAGACTGCCACACCTCGTGGACTAGAGCAAGAGGGTTGACAAAAATCGTGCCTAAGTGAGGCTGGTTAACCAGAATTGACGCCACCTCGAACACCACAGATGCAGAATTCACAGGCAGATTGCTGGTCAGAACCAACTACAGATGTCACGGCCTGTCTCTAATGGCCTGTTACAAGCAGAACTTTCAAGCCCACTGAGAAAACTCTTTACTCGCTCGCGGCGCTGGTTGCAGGAACTGGCTGATTCAACGGCGTGGCTGGCACGACGGGTAAACTCTCGGCAGCCGGGAAGAGTTTTTCGGCTTGCCGAACAGCTTCCTGCAGAGCGGTTAACCCCTGCTCGGCTGCCTGCACATGGATCATCTGTTGAGAGATCGGGCTGACCCCTTTGGCACGCCACTGCGCGAGCAGTCGCTCGACACGTTCAATCACCTCATCTTCCTGATTCCAGACCGACTCCCAGATCGGCTTAAGCCCGGTCGTTTCAATCCCACTGATCCCGGAACTGACGGCACCACTGCTACTCGATGCCCCTTCCTCACGTTCAGATTCTTCGCCGCGTTCGGCAGGTTTGGCATCACTCGCCGTCTGCGATCCACTGACTGCCGATGGTGCCGCCGTCGATGAAGTCGCAGACGATGCTGCGACCGGAGTGTAGTTGGC from Planctopirus ephydatiae encodes:
- a CDS encoding 3-keto-disaccharide hydrolase; its protein translation is MILQSVIGRCAVMAAGCIMFSDLPTAVAEEAVATTGVVAKIDGVGLGWRALGKEDFTNVNCYEDTWTWDGSLVKCTGKPVGVIRSIKPYTNFELVAEWQHLRTGGNSGIFVWASEQALNSIKPGQLPPGGIEVQVLDHGYTEQYEKSSGKKADWFTSHGDVFPVGSSKMKPFPPTAPNGQRSFPRKNLSKGINEWNHYYVRAINGEIRLWVNGEEVSGGEKCEPATGFLCLESEGAPVEFRNIRIRELP